From a single Candidatus Saccharibacteria bacterium genomic region:
- the rplU gene encoding 50S ribosomal protein L21: MKKAVIKLGASQFIVSEGDTVTAVMDVADEKKVSVDCVCLIDGDKTTFGGGKVELSVEDNAVRGDKVTAVRYKAKKRVMKVRGHKQAKVELKVTKIA; encoded by the coding sequence ATGAAGAAAGCAGTTATTAAACTTGGCGCATCACAGTTTATCGTATCAGAAGGTGATACGGTAACGGCTGTCATGGATGTTGCTGATGAAAAAAAAGTATCCGTAGATTGCGTCTGTCTGATTGACGGCGACAAGACTACGTTTGGCGGCGGTAAGGTGGAACTTAGCGTCGAGGATAATGCCGTACGTGGCGATAAAGTTACCGCCGTACGTTACAAGGCCAAAAAACGTGTGATGAAAGTACGTGGCCACAAACAAGCCAAAGTTGAGCTCAAAGTTACAAAAATAGCATAA
- a CDS encoding metallopeptidase family protein: protein MTLEIDDKQFNDIIASVMDELPQDYIKHMQNVAITYQDNPTEAQEKELKLRRSSLLLGLFEGVPKTESYGVSRLPSKITLFKNPLLEVSADLVNFREQVKRTLWHEIAHYYGLNHARINQLEKKNQKRT, encoded by the coding sequence ATGACCCTAGAAATCGACGACAAACAGTTTAACGATATCATTGCCAGTGTGATGGATGAGCTTCCGCAAGACTACATAAAACATATGCAAAACGTAGCTATAACTTATCAGGATAATCCCACTGAAGCTCAAGAGAAAGAACTTAAGCTAAGAAGGAGCAGTCTCTTACTTGGTTTGTTTGAGGGCGTACCCAAAACTGAAAGTTATGGAGTGAGCAGGCTTCCTAGTAAAATTACGCTTTTTAAGAATCCTTTGCTCGAAGTCTCAGCTGATCTAGTCAATTTTCGAGAACAAGTAAAACGAACGCTTTGGCATGAAATTGCGCATTATTACGGCCTCAATCACGCCAGAATTAACCAGCTAGAGAAAAAGAATCAAAAAAGAACTTAA
- a CDS encoding isoleucine--tRNA ligase, whose product MTVIKSHNWKLDGTSASADLAKASGFIILKEITRLKYKSGTRRRALEYEKYWVQKWKDDKTFEKSVQNRSHDNSYVFYDGPPFISGNPHHGTLLSSIIKDIVPRYQTMNGKRVERVWGWDCHGLPAERFTEKKLGINSREEVIDYGIEKYILACRSNMVQTSGEWEDVVDRIGRWVDFKGAYKTMDKDYMESVWWAFKELYEKGKIYEGEKVLMYCTLDATPLSKAEVTMDAGAYQDVTDPSVYVKFKLEDGRVLLAWTTTPWTLPANTALAVNKNFDYVEVRVGEEEFVVAKELVDKVLTDEKHQRLDFQINREFKGQELLGKSYQNLLGVDRGENAHKVWHADYVETEAGTGIVHLAPAYGEEDFVLAKANGIPIVHTIDENGLFTEGEWAGQNVWEINKQIAKDLHSRGIVWKIDYIRHSYPHCHRCGTKLMYRAHPSWFMDIAGQRELMIEQNKPIYWFPEHVKSGRFQKTIEQAPDWNLSRDRFWATAMPVWKGKDSSGNDYIKVIGSYAELKELSGVELEDYHRPWVDDVKFTIDGVEYSRIDKVIDCWFESGSMPFAQFHYPFENKEKFEANFPGDFIVEYVGQVRAWFYYVHAVNVGLFGTHAFKNVIVTGNVAGNDGRKMSKSYGNYTDPNELMDKFSADSLRFLLASSPLLSGEDFALQDKEVGDVARKLSMIWNMYDFFTMYAEVDEWEWDGYTSDPSESLNNPLDIWVVSRLHQLQAEVKEYMDNYNLPDAMSPILPFIDDASNWYVRRSRRRFWKSEDDGDKADAYKTLHYVLTRLSVILAPFVPFMAEELYSKMTGLSESVHLQDWPALGKIDEEVITDMLRTRSIIEKGLSLRMQQDDFGSIKVRQPLQLVAYPSEKLGDFYEQVIAEEVNVKEVVNTPVAAGYGAKGGEPGLVSMAFEGSSLTIKKSLTPELKREGLVREVIRFVQNARKEAGLNVDDRIRLSLATDSEQLLLAIKEHEAAIKNETLAESVEYSASDASQLTDVNIDGLKLKMQLVKA is encoded by the coding sequence ATGACTGTAATCAAGAGCCACAACTGGAAGCTAGATGGTACCTCCGCAAGCGCGGATCTAGCGAAAGCGAGTGGTTTTATTATTTTAAAGGAGATAACAAGGTTGAAATACAAATCAGGGACAAGACGTCGAGCACTTGAGTATGAAAAGTATTGGGTACAAAAGTGGAAAGATGATAAAACTTTCGAGAAGTCAGTCCAAAACCGAAGCCACGATAACTCCTATGTATTCTATGATGGACCACCGTTCATATCTGGTAATCCGCATCACGGTACGCTACTGAGCTCTATCATCAAGGACATCGTACCTCGTTATCAAACAATGAACGGTAAACGCGTGGAGCGAGTTTGGGGCTGGGATTGTCACGGATTGCCAGCCGAACGTTTCACAGAGAAAAAACTAGGCATCAATTCCCGTGAAGAGGTTATTGATTATGGTATTGAGAAATATATTTTAGCTTGCCGATCCAATATGGTTCAGACTAGTGGCGAATGGGAAGATGTGGTAGACCGCATCGGCCGTTGGGTCGACTTCAAGGGAGCATATAAGACCATGGACAAAGACTACATGGAGTCTGTATGGTGGGCGTTCAAGGAGCTTTATGAAAAGGGCAAAATCTACGAGGGTGAAAAGGTTCTCATGTACTGCACACTAGATGCTACGCCACTTTCAAAAGCCGAAGTTACTATGGATGCTGGCGCTTACCAAGACGTCACTGATCCGAGTGTTTATGTGAAGTTTAAACTTGAGGACGGTCGAGTGCTGCTAGCCTGGACAACGACTCCTTGGACACTCCCAGCTAACACGGCGCTAGCTGTAAATAAGAATTTTGACTATGTTGAAGTGCGAGTTGGCGAAGAGGAGTTTGTGGTCGCCAAAGAATTAGTAGACAAAGTCTTGACGGACGAAAAGCACCAGCGACTCGACTTTCAGATAAACAGAGAATTTAAAGGCCAGGAGCTACTAGGCAAAAGCTACCAGAATCTTCTGGGAGTTGATCGAGGAGAGAATGCGCATAAGGTCTGGCATGCTGATTATGTCGAAACTGAGGCTGGCACAGGCATCGTCCACTTGGCACCAGCCTACGGCGAGGAAGATTTCGTGCTTGCCAAGGCAAATGGCATTCCTATCGTTCATACAATCGATGAAAATGGCCTATTTACTGAAGGCGAATGGGCCGGCCAAAACGTTTGGGAGATTAACAAACAAATAGCCAAAGACCTACATTCTAGAGGTATCGTTTGGAAAATTGACTACATTCGTCACTCTTACCCTCATTGCCATCGTTGTGGTACCAAGCTGATGTATAGAGCCCATCCTAGTTGGTTCATGGATATTGCCGGACAAAGAGAGCTGATGATCGAACAAAATAAGCCAATTTATTGGTTTCCAGAACACGTCAAGTCCGGTCGTTTTCAGAAAACAATCGAACAAGCACCAGACTGGAATCTCAGTCGTGATCGTTTCTGGGCGACAGCAATGCCGGTCTGGAAAGGCAAAGACAGCAGTGGTAATGATTACATCAAAGTCATCGGTAGCTACGCTGAGCTCAAAGAGTTATCTGGTGTAGAACTAGAAGACTATCATAGGCCCTGGGTTGACGATGTAAAGTTTACAATAGACGGTGTTGAATATAGCCGTATTGATAAAGTAATTGATTGTTGGTTTGAATCAGGTAGCATGCCATTCGCTCAGTTCCATTATCCGTTTGAGAACAAAGAAAAATTTGAGGCGAATTTTCCCGGAGACTTTATAGTCGAGTACGTCGGTCAGGTAAGGGCTTGGTTTTATTACGTCCATGCGGTCAATGTTGGGTTGTTTGGTACGCACGCTTTCAAGAATGTTATTGTCACCGGTAATGTTGCTGGCAACGATGGCCGCAAAATGAGCAAAAGCTATGGCAACTATACAGATCCTAACGAGCTGATGGATAAATTCTCAGCCGACTCGCTACGATTCCTGCTAGCTAGTTCGCCCCTGCTTTCAGGTGAGGACTTCGCTCTGCAGGATAAAGAAGTCGGAGACGTAGCTAGAAAGCTAAGTATGATTTGGAATATGTACGACTTCTTTACCATGTACGCTGAAGTTGATGAATGGGAGTGGGACGGATACACATCCGACCCATCAGAGTCGCTTAATAACCCTTTAGATATCTGGGTAGTTTCTAGGCTGCATCAATTGCAGGCAGAGGTCAAAGAATATATGGACAATTACAATCTTCCAGATGCGATGAGTCCAATCCTACCATTCATCGACGACGCCAGCAATTGGTATGTTCGCCGCAGTCGCCGCCGATTTTGGAAAAGCGAAGACGACGGCGATAAGGCTGATGCCTATAAAACTCTGCACTATGTACTAACTAGGCTTAGCGTTATCTTAGCGCCTTTTGTGCCATTCATGGCTGAGGAATTATATAGTAAAATGACTGGCTTAAGCGAATCAGTCCACCTACAAGATTGGCCGGCTTTGGGCAAAATAGACGAAGAAGTAATTACAGATATGCTGCGAACTAGATCGATTATTGAAAAGGGATTGTCGCTGCGAATGCAGCAAGACGATTTTGGTTCAATAAAAGTTCGGCAACCGCTACAATTGGTTGCTTATCCTAGCGAAAAACTCGGTGATTTTTACGAGCAAGTTATTGCTGAAGAAGTCAATGTGAAAGAAGTAGTTAATACCCCGGTGGCTGCGGGTTACGGTGCAAAGGGTGGCGAGCCAGGACTGGTGAGTATGGCTTTTGAGGGTAGCAGTCTTACGATTAAGAAATCCCTTACGCCCGAGCTGAAACGAGAAGGCTTAGTGCGTGAGGTTATTCGTTTTGTTCAGAATGCTCGAAAAGAAGCTGGGCTAAATGTTGATGATCGTATACGTTTAAGCCTTGCTACTGACTCTGAGCAGCTTCTGCTGGCTATTAAAGAGCACGAAGCTGCCATTAAAAATGAGACTTTAGCAGAGTCGGTTGAATATAGCGCGAGTGATGCATCGCAATTGACAGATGTGAATATTGACGGGTTAAAACTTAAGATGCAGCTAGTTAAGGCCTAG
- a CDS encoding vitamin B12-dependent ribonucleotide reductase — translation MSELTTLGIGRRFTKPKTRAYDQLTWVKRDSVIKNPMTGKPVFEQLGVDFPEDWSLNAINIVAQKYFTGTPGTAERESSLKHLIDRVADTITRQGLQEGYFDTESEAETFKEELKYILATQRAAFNSPVWFNIGAPERSQQASACFILGIEDTMGSILNWYREEGMIFKGGSGSGINLSGIRSSKEPLGKSAGTASGPLSFMRGADASAGAIKSGGKTRRAAKMVILNVDHPDVEEFIWCKAIEERKARVLQQNGFDMNLDGKDSFSVQYQNANNSVRVSDDFMKAVEADQDWNLVGVKTGKTIKTVKARDLWRQIAEAAWECADPGLQFDTTINKWHTCPNAGRINGSNPCSEYMHLDNSACNLASINLLKYLNNDGSFDVDAFRHTVDIIFTAQEILVGYSEYPTDSIAKNARAYRELGIGYANLGATLMAQGLPYDSDEGRAQAAAITALLTGESYATSARLAHKVGPFAGFHKDRDGMLKVIGMHRAAVNDIDASLVSEELLNAAQTAWDDAVELSEKYGVRNSQASVLAPTGTIGLMMDCDTTGIEPDLGLVKYKKLVGGGSMTIVNQTVPRALKTMGYTKQQIDDIVAHIDSEKTISGAPHLKPEHTNVFSCSMGDNPIHYLGHVKMMSAVQPFISGAISKTVNMPESATVEDIEQLHMDSWKLGLKAVAIYRDNCKVGQPLSMMKKDGDKENNSPVAAATQEPATTVKPRRLLPKVRKSRTYRFEIADLEGYFTVGEYEDGTPGELFVNVSKQGSTLSGLMDSFAVSVSQGLQYGVPLKRYVKSFRGTSFAPSGITDDPELRTASSITDYMFRRIAKDYMSFDDQLELGLASFDDMPAEQTALPVEELADQAKPAPEIPVVEQVVDAHVTLQGHETIKKASKSDNAPMCFNCGNQTQKAGSCYVCTSCGSTTGCS, via the coding sequence ATGAGCGAATTAACAACTTTAGGTATCGGTCGGCGGTTTACAAAGCCAAAGACAAGAGCGTACGACCAGTTGACTTGGGTCAAGCGTGACTCAGTTATTAAAAATCCTATGACAGGCAAGCCAGTTTTCGAGCAGCTTGGTGTAGATTTTCCAGAAGATTGGTCGCTCAATGCTATCAACATTGTTGCGCAGAAGTATTTTACTGGTACACCCGGAACGGCTGAGCGCGAAAGCTCGCTTAAGCATCTGATTGATCGTGTAGCTGATACAATTACTCGCCAAGGTTTGCAGGAAGGCTATTTTGACACCGAGTCCGAGGCTGAGACATTCAAGGAAGAGCTTAAGTACATCTTGGCTACTCAGCGCGCCGCCTTCAACTCTCCGGTCTGGTTCAATATTGGCGCCCCAGAGCGTTCTCAACAGGCCAGCGCTTGTTTTATCCTTGGAATCGAGGATACCATGGGTAGTATTCTTAACTGGTACCGCGAAGAGGGTATGATTTTCAAGGGTGGTTCTGGTTCTGGGATTAACCTCAGCGGTATTCGTTCATCCAAAGAGCCGCTAGGTAAAAGTGCCGGTACGGCCAGTGGTCCACTAAGTTTCATGCGTGGGGCAGACGCCTCTGCTGGTGCGATTAAGAGTGGTGGCAAGACCCGCCGCGCCGCTAAAATGGTCATCTTAAACGTTGATCATCCGGATGTTGAAGAGTTTATCTGGTGTAAGGCAATCGAGGAGCGTAAGGCACGCGTCTTGCAACAAAACGGCTTCGATATGAACCTGGACGGCAAAGATTCTTTCTCTGTGCAGTACCAGAACGCTAACAACTCAGTTCGTGTATCAGACGATTTCATGAAGGCTGTCGAAGCCGATCAAGACTGGAATCTTGTCGGAGTAAAAACCGGCAAGACTATCAAGACGGTTAAAGCTCGCGACCTGTGGCGCCAGATTGCCGAAGCAGCTTGGGAGTGTGCAGATCCTGGATTGCAGTTTGATACCACAATTAACAAGTGGCATACTTGTCCAAACGCCGGCCGTATCAACGGTAGCAACCCGTGTAGTGAGTACATGCATTTAGACAATTCGGCTTGTAACCTAGCCAGTATCAACCTGCTGAAATATCTAAATAACGATGGTAGTTTCGATGTTGACGCTTTTCGTCACACTGTTGATATCATTTTTACCGCTCAAGAAATTTTGGTTGGCTACTCTGAGTATCCAACAGATAGTATTGCCAAAAATGCGCGGGCATACCGAGAGCTAGGTATCGGCTACGCCAATCTTGGTGCGACTCTTATGGCCCAAGGTTTGCCCTATGACAGTGACGAAGGCCGTGCTCAGGCTGCTGCTATCACGGCTCTACTTACGGGCGAGTCTTATGCAACGAGTGCAAGATTGGCGCACAAAGTTGGTCCCTTTGCAGGCTTCCACAAAGATCGAGACGGCATGCTCAAGGTTATTGGCATGCACCGCGCGGCGGTTAACGATATCGATGCTAGTCTAGTTTCTGAGGAACTTCTAAACGCCGCTCAAACTGCCTGGGATGACGCCGTAGAATTGAGCGAAAAGTATGGTGTTCGTAACTCACAAGCTAGCGTTCTAGCTCCAACTGGCACCATTGGACTGATGATGGACTGTGACACAACCGGCATCGAGCCTGATCTCGGCCTGGTCAAATACAAGAAGCTAGTTGGCGGCGGTAGCATGACTATTGTCAACCAAACAGTGCCTCGCGCGCTGAAAACCATGGGCTACACCAAACAGCAAATCGACGATATAGTTGCTCACATCGATAGCGAGAAAACCATTTCAGGGGCTCCGCATCTGAAGCCTGAGCACACTAATGTATTCTCATGTTCGATGGGCGACAACCCAATTCACTACCTTGGCCACGTCAAGATGATGAGTGCTGTCCAGCCGTTTATATCAGGCGCTATCAGCAAAACCGTCAACATGCCAGAAAGTGCCACGGTCGAAGATATCGAACAGCTTCACATGGATTCCTGGAAACTGGGTCTTAAAGCAGTTGCCATCTATCGAGACAACTGTAAGGTTGGTCAGCCGCTATCGATGATGAAAAAAGACGGCGATAAAGAAAATAATTCTCCTGTTGCCGCTGCTACGCAAGAGCCAGCTACGACCGTCAAACCTCGTCGCTTACTGCCAAAAGTGCGCAAGAGCCGAACTTACCGCTTTGAGATTGCCGATCTCGAGGGCTACTTCACCGTTGGTGAGTATGAGGATGGTACTCCTGGCGAACTTTTTGTCAACGTCAGCAAGCAAGGCTCAACCCTGTCTGGCTTGATGGACTCATTTGCCGTCAGTGTAAGTCAGGGCTTACAGTACGGTGTACCACTCAAACGCTATGTTAAGAGTTTTAGAGGTACTAGCTTTGCTCCAAGTGGCATTACCGATGACCCAGAGCTCAGAACTGCTAGCTCCATCACCGATTACATGTTTCGACGTATCGCTAAAGACTACATGAGCTTCGATGATCAGCTCGAGCTAGGGCTTGCCTCATTTGACGATATGCCAGCAGAACAAACAGCACTGCCCGTAGAAGAGCTTGCTGATCAAGCCAAGCCGGCTCCAGAAATCCCAGTAGTCGAGCAAGTCGTTGATGCCCACGTTACCCTTCAGGGTCACGAAACAATCAAGAAGGCTAGCAAAAGCGACAATGCGCCAATGTGCTTTAACTGTGGTAATCAGACGCAGAAGGCGGGGAGTTGCTATGTTTGTACCTCCTGTGGCTCGACCACCGGCTGCTCCTAG
- the nrdR gene encoding transcriptional repressor NrdR has protein sequence MKCTQCQHEETKVIESRDVAEGASIRRRRECAKCSHRFTSYERIEKPQLIVVKKDGTRELFNRQKLLAGLYRATEKTPVTSLELEKLVDRVETNLLACGDGEVGSSKIGDEVMDELSNLNEVAYVRFASVYKRFKDIASFERELSEMRQRKKQKLISPD, from the coding sequence ATGAAGTGCACTCAGTGCCAACACGAAGAAACAAAAGTAATCGAGTCGCGAGACGTTGCCGAAGGCGCGTCGATTCGACGCCGTCGTGAATGCGCAAAGTGCTCGCATCGTTTTACCAGTTACGAGCGAATCGAGAAACCGCAGCTTATAGTCGTCAAAAAGGACGGTACACGTGAGCTTTTTAATCGACAAAAACTGTTAGCTGGGCTGTACCGCGCGACCGAAAAGACCCCTGTTACTAGCCTAGAGCTGGAGAAGCTAGTTGATCGGGTAGAAACTAACTTATTGGCTTGCGGCGATGGTGAGGTTGGCTCTAGCAAAATCGGCGACGAAGTAATGGACGAACTTTCTAACCTCAACGAAGTTGCCTATGTACGCTTCGCAAGCGTTTACAAACGCTTCAAAGACATTGCTAGCTTCGAACGCGAGTTGTCGGAGATGCGCCAACGCAAAAAACAAAAGTTAATATCTCCTGACTAA